From a single Oncorhynchus nerka isolate Pitt River linkage group LG11, Oner_Uvic_2.0, whole genome shotgun sequence genomic region:
- the LOC115136639 gene encoding vascular endothelial zinc finger 1-like isoform X1 produces the protein MEPSWSTFLFQSSVGPMVPGNPRRDYYTGIRQANEALHHQHQVAQNSLLPLLQSGGPEPVDQKPVMPILLDQKPPVSVAELLKDNVASGTGGGGGGGPVAVVKKEPKSKTPFICGYCNKAFRDSYHLRRHESCHTGVKMVSRPKKTQTAPTMVPMISTVPQRENSGGQPSYISTIAGILTTATTSASTGSSIMSPTMVPQQHQHQQQQQQQHQQQSQPKKPAKPVKKNHGCEMCGKAFRDVYHLNRHKLSHSDEKPFECPICQQRFKRKDRMTYHVRSHDGGVHKPYICSVCGKGFSRPDHLSCHVKHVHSSERPFKCQVTACTSAFATKDRLRSHMIRHEGKVTCNICGKMLSAAYITSHLKTHGQASFNNPCNKGLSDWQWNHHSGIRKGELTVGEILNNSFQVLMDISRFQDSNTVHNSGSATPVTNSAAITSAMNRSNASNPVTIAAQMNITTSTVNITSPINLQHPVTITGPMNIAHPVAITSGMPMNITGPLNIAMRPMDSMPFLSQVLPSSPPW, from the exons ATGGAACCGAGCTGGAGTACATTTTTATTCCAG TCTTCTGTAGGTCCCATGGTTCCAGGGAATCCACGTAGGGACTACTACACAGGGATCAGA CAGGCCAATGAAGCCCTGCATCACCAGCACCAGGTGGCCCAGAACAGCTTGctgcctctcctccagtcaggagGACCAGAGCCTGTGGACCAGAAGCCTGTGATGCCCATCCTCTTGGACCAGAAGCCCCCAGTCAGCGTCGCTGAGCTCCTCAAGGACAATGTAGCCAGCGGGACGGGGGGAGGAGGCGGCGGTGGTCCCGTTGCAGTGGTGAAGAAAGAGCCCAAGTCCAAAACACCGTTCATCTGCGGCTACTGCAACAAAGCCTTCCGGGACAGTTACCATCTCAGACGGCACGAGTCCTGCCACACTGGCGTCAAGATGGTGTCCCGTCCCAAGAAGACACAGACAGCGCCCACGATGGTGCCCATGATCTCCACAGTGCCGCAGCGTGAGAACAGCGGCGGCCAGCCCTCTTACATATCCACCATCGCTGGCATCCTCACCACAGCAACCACCTCGGCCTCCACGGGCTCCAGCATCATGTCTCCCACCATGGTGCCCCAGCAGCATcaacatcagcagcagcagcagcagcagcatcagcagcagaGCCAGCCCAAGAAGCCTGCCAAGCCAGTGAAGAAGAACCACGGCTGTGAGATGTGTGGCAAGGCCTTCCGTGACGTCTACCACCTGAATCGTCACAAGCTGTCCCACTCAGACGAGAAGCCCTTCGAGTGCCCCATTTGCCAGCAGCGCTTCAAGAGGAAGGACCGCATGACCTACCACGTGCGCTCACACGACGGGGGTGTTCACAAACCTTACATCTGCTCTGTCTGTGGGAAGGGCTTCTCCAG gCCTGACCATCTAAGCTGTCATGTGAAGCATGTTCATTCATCAGAGAGACCCTTCAAATGCCAAGTAACG GCCTGCACCTCTGCTTTCGCCACCAAAGACCGCCTGCGCTCCCACATGATCCGACACGAGGGCAAGGTGACCTGCAACATCTGTGGCAAGATGCTGAGCGCTGCCTACATTACCAGCCACCTCAAGACCCACGGCCAGGCCAGCTTCAACAACCCCTGTAATAAAG GGCTAAGTGACTGGCAGTGGAACCACCACTCAGGGATACGAAAAG GTGAGTTGACGGTAGGAGAGATCTTAAATAACTCGTTCCAAGTCCTTATGGACATCTCTCGTTTTCAAG ACTCCAACACCGTGCACAACTCTGGCTCGGCGACACCTGTCACCAactctgccgccatcacctcggCGATGAACCGCAGCAACGCCAGCAACCCGGTGACCATCGCTGCCCAGATGAACATCACCACCAGCACGGTCAACATCACCTCTCCAATCAACTTGCAGCACCCAGTGACCATCACCGGGCCCATGAATATAGCCCACCCTGTGGCCATCACCTCTGGGATGCCCATGAATATAACCGGGCCGCTTAACATCGCCATGCGGCCCATGGATAGCATGCCTTTTCTCTCCCAGGTCctgccttcctcccctccctggtAG
- the LOC115136639 gene encoding vascular endothelial zinc finger 1-like isoform X3, producing the protein MEPSWSTFLFQSSVGPMVPGNPRRDYYTGIRQANEALHHQHQVAQNSLLPLLQSGGPEPVDQKPVMPILLDQKPPVSVAELLKDNVASGTGGGGGGGPVAVVKKEPKSKTPFICGYCNKAFRDSYHLRRHESCHTGVKMVSRPKKTQTAPTMVPMISTVPQRENSGGQPSYISTIAGILTTATTSASTGSSIMSPTMVPQQHQHQQQQQQQHQQQSQPKKPAKPVKKNHGCEMCGKAFRDVYHLNRHKLSHSDEKPFECPICQQRFKRKDRMTYHVRSHDGGVHKPYICSVCGKGFSRPDHLSCHVKHVHSSERPFKCQVTACTSAFATKDRLRSHMIRHEGKVTCNICGKMLSAAYITSHLKTHGQASFNNPCNKGLSDWQWNHHSGIRKDSNTVHNSGSATPVTNSAAITSAMNRSNASNPVTIAAQMNITTSTVNITSPINLQHPVTITGPMNIAHPVAITSGMPMNITGPLNIAMRPMDSMPFLSQVLPSSPPW; encoded by the exons ATGGAACCGAGCTGGAGTACATTTTTATTCCAG TCTTCTGTAGGTCCCATGGTTCCAGGGAATCCACGTAGGGACTACTACACAGGGATCAGA CAGGCCAATGAAGCCCTGCATCACCAGCACCAGGTGGCCCAGAACAGCTTGctgcctctcctccagtcaggagGACCAGAGCCTGTGGACCAGAAGCCTGTGATGCCCATCCTCTTGGACCAGAAGCCCCCAGTCAGCGTCGCTGAGCTCCTCAAGGACAATGTAGCCAGCGGGACGGGGGGAGGAGGCGGCGGTGGTCCCGTTGCAGTGGTGAAGAAAGAGCCCAAGTCCAAAACACCGTTCATCTGCGGCTACTGCAACAAAGCCTTCCGGGACAGTTACCATCTCAGACGGCACGAGTCCTGCCACACTGGCGTCAAGATGGTGTCCCGTCCCAAGAAGACACAGACAGCGCCCACGATGGTGCCCATGATCTCCACAGTGCCGCAGCGTGAGAACAGCGGCGGCCAGCCCTCTTACATATCCACCATCGCTGGCATCCTCACCACAGCAACCACCTCGGCCTCCACGGGCTCCAGCATCATGTCTCCCACCATGGTGCCCCAGCAGCATcaacatcagcagcagcagcagcagcagcatcagcagcagaGCCAGCCCAAGAAGCCTGCCAAGCCAGTGAAGAAGAACCACGGCTGTGAGATGTGTGGCAAGGCCTTCCGTGACGTCTACCACCTGAATCGTCACAAGCTGTCCCACTCAGACGAGAAGCCCTTCGAGTGCCCCATTTGCCAGCAGCGCTTCAAGAGGAAGGACCGCATGACCTACCACGTGCGCTCACACGACGGGGGTGTTCACAAACCTTACATCTGCTCTGTCTGTGGGAAGGGCTTCTCCAG gCCTGACCATCTAAGCTGTCATGTGAAGCATGTTCATTCATCAGAGAGACCCTTCAAATGCCAAGTAACG GCCTGCACCTCTGCTTTCGCCACCAAAGACCGCCTGCGCTCCCACATGATCCGACACGAGGGCAAGGTGACCTGCAACATCTGTGGCAAGATGCTGAGCGCTGCCTACATTACCAGCCACCTCAAGACCCACGGCCAGGCCAGCTTCAACAACCCCTGTAATAAAG GGCTAAGTGACTGGCAGTGGAACCACCACTCAGGGATACGAAAAG ACTCCAACACCGTGCACAACTCTGGCTCGGCGACACCTGTCACCAactctgccgccatcacctcggCGATGAACCGCAGCAACGCCAGCAACCCGGTGACCATCGCTGCCCAGATGAACATCACCACCAGCACGGTCAACATCACCTCTCCAATCAACTTGCAGCACCCAGTGACCATCACCGGGCCCATGAATATAGCCCACCCTGTGGCCATCACCTCTGGGATGCCCATGAATATAACCGGGCCGCTTAACATCGCCATGCGGCCCATGGATAGCATGCCTTTTCTCTCCCAGGTCctgccttcctcccctccctggtAG
- the LOC115136639 gene encoding vascular endothelial zinc finger 1-like isoform X5, with the protein MEPSWSTFLFQSSVGPMVPGNPRRDYYTGIRQANEALHHQHQVAQNSLLPLLQSGGPEPVDQKPVMPILLDQKPPVSVAELLKDNVASGTGGGGGGGPVAVVKKEPKSKTPFICGYCNKAFRDSYHLRRHESCHTGVKMVSRPKKTQTAPTMVPMISTVPQRENSGGQPSYISTIAGILTTATTSASTGSSIMSPTMVPQQHQHQQQQQQQHQQQSQPKKPAKPVKKNHGCEMCGKAFRDVYHLNRHKLSHSDEKPFECPICQQRFKRKDRMTYHVRSHDGGVHKPYICSVCGKGFSRPDHLSCHVKHVHSSERPFKCQVTACTSAFATKDRLRSHMIRHEGKVTCNICGKMLSAAYITSHLKTHGQASFNNPCNKDSNTVHNSGSATPVTNSAAITSAMNRSNASNPVTIAAQMNITTSTVNITSPINLQHPVTITGPMNIAHPVAITSGMPMNITGPLNIAMRPMDSMPFLSQVLPSSPPW; encoded by the exons ATGGAACCGAGCTGGAGTACATTTTTATTCCAG TCTTCTGTAGGTCCCATGGTTCCAGGGAATCCACGTAGGGACTACTACACAGGGATCAGA CAGGCCAATGAAGCCCTGCATCACCAGCACCAGGTGGCCCAGAACAGCTTGctgcctctcctccagtcaggagGACCAGAGCCTGTGGACCAGAAGCCTGTGATGCCCATCCTCTTGGACCAGAAGCCCCCAGTCAGCGTCGCTGAGCTCCTCAAGGACAATGTAGCCAGCGGGACGGGGGGAGGAGGCGGCGGTGGTCCCGTTGCAGTGGTGAAGAAAGAGCCCAAGTCCAAAACACCGTTCATCTGCGGCTACTGCAACAAAGCCTTCCGGGACAGTTACCATCTCAGACGGCACGAGTCCTGCCACACTGGCGTCAAGATGGTGTCCCGTCCCAAGAAGACACAGACAGCGCCCACGATGGTGCCCATGATCTCCACAGTGCCGCAGCGTGAGAACAGCGGCGGCCAGCCCTCTTACATATCCACCATCGCTGGCATCCTCACCACAGCAACCACCTCGGCCTCCACGGGCTCCAGCATCATGTCTCCCACCATGGTGCCCCAGCAGCATcaacatcagcagcagcagcagcagcagcatcagcagcagaGCCAGCCCAAGAAGCCTGCCAAGCCAGTGAAGAAGAACCACGGCTGTGAGATGTGTGGCAAGGCCTTCCGTGACGTCTACCACCTGAATCGTCACAAGCTGTCCCACTCAGACGAGAAGCCCTTCGAGTGCCCCATTTGCCAGCAGCGCTTCAAGAGGAAGGACCGCATGACCTACCACGTGCGCTCACACGACGGGGGTGTTCACAAACCTTACATCTGCTCTGTCTGTGGGAAGGGCTTCTCCAG gCCTGACCATCTAAGCTGTCATGTGAAGCATGTTCATTCATCAGAGAGACCCTTCAAATGCCAAGTAACG GCCTGCACCTCTGCTTTCGCCACCAAAGACCGCCTGCGCTCCCACATGATCCGACACGAGGGCAAGGTGACCTGCAACATCTGTGGCAAGATGCTGAGCGCTGCCTACATTACCAGCCACCTCAAGACCCACGGCCAGGCCAGCTTCAACAACCCCTGTAATAAAG ACTCCAACACCGTGCACAACTCTGGCTCGGCGACACCTGTCACCAactctgccgccatcacctcggCGATGAACCGCAGCAACGCCAGCAACCCGGTGACCATCGCTGCCCAGATGAACATCACCACCAGCACGGTCAACATCACCTCTCCAATCAACTTGCAGCACCCAGTGACCATCACCGGGCCCATGAATATAGCCCACCCTGTGGCCATCACCTCTGGGATGCCCATGAATATAACCGGGCCGCTTAACATCGCCATGCGGCCCATGGATAGCATGCCTTTTCTCTCCCAGGTCctgccttcctcccctccctggtAG
- the LOC115136639 gene encoding vascular endothelial zinc finger 1-like isoform X2, translating to MEPSWSTFLFQQANEALHHQHQVAQNSLLPLLQSGGPEPVDQKPVMPILLDQKPPVSVAELLKDNVASGTGGGGGGGPVAVVKKEPKSKTPFICGYCNKAFRDSYHLRRHESCHTGVKMVSRPKKTQTAPTMVPMISTVPQRENSGGQPSYISTIAGILTTATTSASTGSSIMSPTMVPQQHQHQQQQQQQHQQQSQPKKPAKPVKKNHGCEMCGKAFRDVYHLNRHKLSHSDEKPFECPICQQRFKRKDRMTYHVRSHDGGVHKPYICSVCGKGFSRPDHLSCHVKHVHSSERPFKCQVTACTSAFATKDRLRSHMIRHEGKVTCNICGKMLSAAYITSHLKTHGQASFNNPCNKGLSDWQWNHHSGIRKGELTVGEILNNSFQVLMDISRFQDSNTVHNSGSATPVTNSAAITSAMNRSNASNPVTIAAQMNITTSTVNITSPINLQHPVTITGPMNIAHPVAITSGMPMNITGPLNIAMRPMDSMPFLSQVLPSSPPW from the exons ATGGAACCGAGCTGGAGTACATTTTTATTCCAG CAGGCCAATGAAGCCCTGCATCACCAGCACCAGGTGGCCCAGAACAGCTTGctgcctctcctccagtcaggagGACCAGAGCCTGTGGACCAGAAGCCTGTGATGCCCATCCTCTTGGACCAGAAGCCCCCAGTCAGCGTCGCTGAGCTCCTCAAGGACAATGTAGCCAGCGGGACGGGGGGAGGAGGCGGCGGTGGTCCCGTTGCAGTGGTGAAGAAAGAGCCCAAGTCCAAAACACCGTTCATCTGCGGCTACTGCAACAAAGCCTTCCGGGACAGTTACCATCTCAGACGGCACGAGTCCTGCCACACTGGCGTCAAGATGGTGTCCCGTCCCAAGAAGACACAGACAGCGCCCACGATGGTGCCCATGATCTCCACAGTGCCGCAGCGTGAGAACAGCGGCGGCCAGCCCTCTTACATATCCACCATCGCTGGCATCCTCACCACAGCAACCACCTCGGCCTCCACGGGCTCCAGCATCATGTCTCCCACCATGGTGCCCCAGCAGCATcaacatcagcagcagcagcagcagcagcatcagcagcagaGCCAGCCCAAGAAGCCTGCCAAGCCAGTGAAGAAGAACCACGGCTGTGAGATGTGTGGCAAGGCCTTCCGTGACGTCTACCACCTGAATCGTCACAAGCTGTCCCACTCAGACGAGAAGCCCTTCGAGTGCCCCATTTGCCAGCAGCGCTTCAAGAGGAAGGACCGCATGACCTACCACGTGCGCTCACACGACGGGGGTGTTCACAAACCTTACATCTGCTCTGTCTGTGGGAAGGGCTTCTCCAG gCCTGACCATCTAAGCTGTCATGTGAAGCATGTTCATTCATCAGAGAGACCCTTCAAATGCCAAGTAACG GCCTGCACCTCTGCTTTCGCCACCAAAGACCGCCTGCGCTCCCACATGATCCGACACGAGGGCAAGGTGACCTGCAACATCTGTGGCAAGATGCTGAGCGCTGCCTACATTACCAGCCACCTCAAGACCCACGGCCAGGCCAGCTTCAACAACCCCTGTAATAAAG GGCTAAGTGACTGGCAGTGGAACCACCACTCAGGGATACGAAAAG GTGAGTTGACGGTAGGAGAGATCTTAAATAACTCGTTCCAAGTCCTTATGGACATCTCTCGTTTTCAAG ACTCCAACACCGTGCACAACTCTGGCTCGGCGACACCTGTCACCAactctgccgccatcacctcggCGATGAACCGCAGCAACGCCAGCAACCCGGTGACCATCGCTGCCCAGATGAACATCACCACCAGCACGGTCAACATCACCTCTCCAATCAACTTGCAGCACCCAGTGACCATCACCGGGCCCATGAATATAGCCCACCCTGTGGCCATCACCTCTGGGATGCCCATGAATATAACCGGGCCGCTTAACATCGCCATGCGGCCCATGGATAGCATGCCTTTTCTCTCCCAGGTCctgccttcctcccctccctggtAG
- the LOC115136639 gene encoding vascular endothelial zinc finger 1-like isoform X7 — MEPSWSTFLFQQANEALHHQHQVAQNSLLPLLQSGGPEPVDQKPVMPILLDQKPPVSVAELLKDNVASGTGGGGGGGPVAVVKKEPKSKTPFICGYCNKAFRDSYHLRRHESCHTGVKMVSRPKKTQTAPTMVPMISTVPQRENSGGQPSYISTIAGILTTATTSASTGSSIMSPTMVPQQHQHQQQQQQQHQQQSQPKKPAKPVKKNHGCEMCGKAFRDVYHLNRHKLSHSDEKPFECPICQQRFKRKDRMTYHVRSHDGGVHKPYICSVCGKGFSRPDHLSCHVKHVHSSERPFKCQVTACTSAFATKDRLRSHMIRHEGKVTCNICGKMLSAAYITSHLKTHGQASFNNPCNKGLSDWQWNHHSGIRKDSNTVHNSGSATPVTNSAAITSAMNRSNASNPVTIAAQMNITTSTVNITSPINLQHPVTITGPMNIAHPVAITSGMPMNITGPLNIAMRPMDSMPFLSQVLPSSPPW; from the exons ATGGAACCGAGCTGGAGTACATTTTTATTCCAG CAGGCCAATGAAGCCCTGCATCACCAGCACCAGGTGGCCCAGAACAGCTTGctgcctctcctccagtcaggagGACCAGAGCCTGTGGACCAGAAGCCTGTGATGCCCATCCTCTTGGACCAGAAGCCCCCAGTCAGCGTCGCTGAGCTCCTCAAGGACAATGTAGCCAGCGGGACGGGGGGAGGAGGCGGCGGTGGTCCCGTTGCAGTGGTGAAGAAAGAGCCCAAGTCCAAAACACCGTTCATCTGCGGCTACTGCAACAAAGCCTTCCGGGACAGTTACCATCTCAGACGGCACGAGTCCTGCCACACTGGCGTCAAGATGGTGTCCCGTCCCAAGAAGACACAGACAGCGCCCACGATGGTGCCCATGATCTCCACAGTGCCGCAGCGTGAGAACAGCGGCGGCCAGCCCTCTTACATATCCACCATCGCTGGCATCCTCACCACAGCAACCACCTCGGCCTCCACGGGCTCCAGCATCATGTCTCCCACCATGGTGCCCCAGCAGCATcaacatcagcagcagcagcagcagcagcatcagcagcagaGCCAGCCCAAGAAGCCTGCCAAGCCAGTGAAGAAGAACCACGGCTGTGAGATGTGTGGCAAGGCCTTCCGTGACGTCTACCACCTGAATCGTCACAAGCTGTCCCACTCAGACGAGAAGCCCTTCGAGTGCCCCATTTGCCAGCAGCGCTTCAAGAGGAAGGACCGCATGACCTACCACGTGCGCTCACACGACGGGGGTGTTCACAAACCTTACATCTGCTCTGTCTGTGGGAAGGGCTTCTCCAG gCCTGACCATCTAAGCTGTCATGTGAAGCATGTTCATTCATCAGAGAGACCCTTCAAATGCCAAGTAACG GCCTGCACCTCTGCTTTCGCCACCAAAGACCGCCTGCGCTCCCACATGATCCGACACGAGGGCAAGGTGACCTGCAACATCTGTGGCAAGATGCTGAGCGCTGCCTACATTACCAGCCACCTCAAGACCCACGGCCAGGCCAGCTTCAACAACCCCTGTAATAAAG GGCTAAGTGACTGGCAGTGGAACCACCACTCAGGGATACGAAAAG ACTCCAACACCGTGCACAACTCTGGCTCGGCGACACCTGTCACCAactctgccgccatcacctcggCGATGAACCGCAGCAACGCCAGCAACCCGGTGACCATCGCTGCCCAGATGAACATCACCACCAGCACGGTCAACATCACCTCTCCAATCAACTTGCAGCACCCAGTGACCATCACCGGGCCCATGAATATAGCCCACCCTGTGGCCATCACCTCTGGGATGCCCATGAATATAACCGGGCCGCTTAACATCGCCATGCGGCCCATGGATAGCATGCCTTTTCTCTCCCAGGTCctgccttcctcccctccctggtAG
- the LOC115136639 gene encoding vascular endothelial zinc finger 1-like isoform X6 produces the protein MEPSWSTFLFQQANEALHHQHQVAQNSLLPLLQSGGPEPVDQKPVMPILLDQKPPVSVAELLKDNVASGTGGGGGGGPVAVVKKEPKSKTPFICGYCNKAFRDSYHLRRHESCHTGVKMVSRPKKTQTAPTMVPMISTVPQRENSGGQPSYISTIAGILTTATTSASTGSSIMSPTMVPQQHQHQQQQQQQHQQQSQPKKPAKPVKKNHGCEMCGKAFRDVYHLNRHKLSHSDEKPFECPICQQRFKRKDRMTYHVRSHDGGVHKPYICSVCGKGFSRPDHLSCHVKHVHSSERPFKCQVTACTSAFATKDRLRSHMIRHEGKVTCNICGKMLSAAYITSHLKTHGQASFNNPCNKDSNTVHNSGSATPVTNSAAITSAMNRSNASNPVTIAAQMNITTSTVNITSPINLQHPVTITGPMNIAHPVAITSGMPMNITGPLNIAMRPMDSMPFLSQVLPSSPPW, from the exons ATGGAACCGAGCTGGAGTACATTTTTATTCCAG CAGGCCAATGAAGCCCTGCATCACCAGCACCAGGTGGCCCAGAACAGCTTGctgcctctcctccagtcaggagGACCAGAGCCTGTGGACCAGAAGCCTGTGATGCCCATCCTCTTGGACCAGAAGCCCCCAGTCAGCGTCGCTGAGCTCCTCAAGGACAATGTAGCCAGCGGGACGGGGGGAGGAGGCGGCGGTGGTCCCGTTGCAGTGGTGAAGAAAGAGCCCAAGTCCAAAACACCGTTCATCTGCGGCTACTGCAACAAAGCCTTCCGGGACAGTTACCATCTCAGACGGCACGAGTCCTGCCACACTGGCGTCAAGATGGTGTCCCGTCCCAAGAAGACACAGACAGCGCCCACGATGGTGCCCATGATCTCCACAGTGCCGCAGCGTGAGAACAGCGGCGGCCAGCCCTCTTACATATCCACCATCGCTGGCATCCTCACCACAGCAACCACCTCGGCCTCCACGGGCTCCAGCATCATGTCTCCCACCATGGTGCCCCAGCAGCATcaacatcagcagcagcagcagcagcagcatcagcagcagaGCCAGCCCAAGAAGCCTGCCAAGCCAGTGAAGAAGAACCACGGCTGTGAGATGTGTGGCAAGGCCTTCCGTGACGTCTACCACCTGAATCGTCACAAGCTGTCCCACTCAGACGAGAAGCCCTTCGAGTGCCCCATTTGCCAGCAGCGCTTCAAGAGGAAGGACCGCATGACCTACCACGTGCGCTCACACGACGGGGGTGTTCACAAACCTTACATCTGCTCTGTCTGTGGGAAGGGCTTCTCCAG gCCTGACCATCTAAGCTGTCATGTGAAGCATGTTCATTCATCAGAGAGACCCTTCAAATGCCAAGTAACG GCCTGCACCTCTGCTTTCGCCACCAAAGACCGCCTGCGCTCCCACATGATCCGACACGAGGGCAAGGTGACCTGCAACATCTGTGGCAAGATGCTGAGCGCTGCCTACATTACCAGCCACCTCAAGACCCACGGCCAGGCCAGCTTCAACAACCCCTGTAATAAAG ACTCCAACACCGTGCACAACTCTGGCTCGGCGACACCTGTCACCAactctgccgccatcacctcggCGATGAACCGCAGCAACGCCAGCAACCCGGTGACCATCGCTGCCCAGATGAACATCACCACCAGCACGGTCAACATCACCTCTCCAATCAACTTGCAGCACCCAGTGACCATCACCGGGCCCATGAATATAGCCCACCCTGTGGCCATCACCTCTGGGATGCCCATGAATATAACCGGGCCGCTTAACATCGCCATGCGGCCCATGGATAGCATGCCTTTTCTCTCCCAGGTCctgccttcctcccctccctggtAG
- the LOC115136639 gene encoding vascular endothelial zinc finger 1-like isoform X4, with protein MQQANEALHHQHQVAQNSLLPLLQSGGPEPVDQKPVMPILLDQKPPVSVAELLKDNVASGTGGGGGGGPVAVVKKEPKSKTPFICGYCNKAFRDSYHLRRHESCHTGVKMVSRPKKTQTAPTMVPMISTVPQRENSGGQPSYISTIAGILTTATTSASTGSSIMSPTMVPQQHQHQQQQQQQHQQQSQPKKPAKPVKKNHGCEMCGKAFRDVYHLNRHKLSHSDEKPFECPICQQRFKRKDRMTYHVRSHDGGVHKPYICSVCGKGFSRPDHLSCHVKHVHSSERPFKCQVTACTSAFATKDRLRSHMIRHEGKVTCNICGKMLSAAYITSHLKTHGQASFNNPCNKGLSDWQWNHHSGIRKGELTVGEILNNSFQVLMDISRFQDSNTVHNSGSATPVTNSAAITSAMNRSNASNPVTIAAQMNITTSTVNITSPINLQHPVTITGPMNIAHPVAITSGMPMNITGPLNIAMRPMDSMPFLSQVLPSSPPW; from the exons ATGCAG CAGGCCAATGAAGCCCTGCATCACCAGCACCAGGTGGCCCAGAACAGCTTGctgcctctcctccagtcaggagGACCAGAGCCTGTGGACCAGAAGCCTGTGATGCCCATCCTCTTGGACCAGAAGCCCCCAGTCAGCGTCGCTGAGCTCCTCAAGGACAATGTAGCCAGCGGGACGGGGGGAGGAGGCGGCGGTGGTCCCGTTGCAGTGGTGAAGAAAGAGCCCAAGTCCAAAACACCGTTCATCTGCGGCTACTGCAACAAAGCCTTCCGGGACAGTTACCATCTCAGACGGCACGAGTCCTGCCACACTGGCGTCAAGATGGTGTCCCGTCCCAAGAAGACACAGACAGCGCCCACGATGGTGCCCATGATCTCCACAGTGCCGCAGCGTGAGAACAGCGGCGGCCAGCCCTCTTACATATCCACCATCGCTGGCATCCTCACCACAGCAACCACCTCGGCCTCCACGGGCTCCAGCATCATGTCTCCCACCATGGTGCCCCAGCAGCATcaacatcagcagcagcagcagcagcagcatcagcagcagaGCCAGCCCAAGAAGCCTGCCAAGCCAGTGAAGAAGAACCACGGCTGTGAGATGTGTGGCAAGGCCTTCCGTGACGTCTACCACCTGAATCGTCACAAGCTGTCCCACTCAGACGAGAAGCCCTTCGAGTGCCCCATTTGCCAGCAGCGCTTCAAGAGGAAGGACCGCATGACCTACCACGTGCGCTCACACGACGGGGGTGTTCACAAACCTTACATCTGCTCTGTCTGTGGGAAGGGCTTCTCCAG gCCTGACCATCTAAGCTGTCATGTGAAGCATGTTCATTCATCAGAGAGACCCTTCAAATGCCAAGTAACG GCCTGCACCTCTGCTTTCGCCACCAAAGACCGCCTGCGCTCCCACATGATCCGACACGAGGGCAAGGTGACCTGCAACATCTGTGGCAAGATGCTGAGCGCTGCCTACATTACCAGCCACCTCAAGACCCACGGCCAGGCCAGCTTCAACAACCCCTGTAATAAAG GGCTAAGTGACTGGCAGTGGAACCACCACTCAGGGATACGAAAAG GTGAGTTGACGGTAGGAGAGATCTTAAATAACTCGTTCCAAGTCCTTATGGACATCTCTCGTTTTCAAG ACTCCAACACCGTGCACAACTCTGGCTCGGCGACACCTGTCACCAactctgccgccatcacctcggCGATGAACCGCAGCAACGCCAGCAACCCGGTGACCATCGCTGCCCAGATGAACATCACCACCAGCACGGTCAACATCACCTCTCCAATCAACTTGCAGCACCCAGTGACCATCACCGGGCCCATGAATATAGCCCACCCTGTGGCCATCACCTCTGGGATGCCCATGAATATAACCGGGCCGCTTAACATCGCCATGCGGCCCATGGATAGCATGCCTTTTCTCTCCCAGGTCctgccttcctcccctccctggtAG